In Eriocheir sinensis breed Jianghai 21 chromosome 12, ASM2467909v1, whole genome shotgun sequence, the following proteins share a genomic window:
- the LOC126997613 gene encoding WAS/WASL-interacting protein family member 1-like has product MERRVRLAVLLGLVAAVAAQDAAPTDGGGEGDKADEGGAKEGGGEVGASTRPPLTGNPQIDYLVDPNLPHELIGYDLSEYPFYNKLPKDLLDPKFNFTCDGRHDGFYASIPHKCQVYHNCLFGQRYDFLCANYTVFDQKNFICHYVSEVDCPGSEKHYDRNDELYVTTTTTTSTQAPPQIIYVNRPRPLRGPGRIRPKNPRRPNFGGGGAGGGGGGGGGGGGGVGPGGKRRPGKRRRTTTTTPAPDYYDYYDDYYGDYYDYYGDYENEASTTTTTTTTPKPRRRLNRPRPGNRPRQGEQGGRQGEGEGSDTGEGRPRGGSGGRPGGRGRPRQRNNPTDAEEPIEDTNPRQQGGGGQDQDSQDAQPDTSTGGSRRRPSNRPRPKINLGRKPTTTTTTTTEAAPEYYYDDYYDYSDNADTTTTTTTTTAAPAPGRRVRPSSRTRSRGGSEAAETEPTTDAPSTQRGRVSVRRTPLVDDQGPTEDEGADTETASSPRQQPKFPSRRGSVTRNEPETAPEEEPVIEEEVVAETAVEEQPTGPSRRRTSSRRGSGRPGPSPPKEAEPEYYYDDY; this is encoded by the exons GTCTGGTGGCAGCTGTGGCGGCCCAAGACGCTGCCCCAACAGACGGAGGCGGTGAAGGTGATAAAGCCGATGAGGGAGGTGCTAAAGAGGGTGGCGGGGAAGTAGGAGCCTCAACCAGACCTCCCCTTACCGGCAACCCTCAGATAGACTACTTGGTCGACCCCAATCTGCCCCATGAATTGATCGGGTATGACCTGAGCGAGTACCCCTTCTATAACAAGCTCCCGAAAGACCTACTGGACCCCAAATTCAACTTCACCTGCGACGGGAGGCACGACGGCTTCTACGCTTCCATCCCCCATAAATGTCAG gtctacCACAACTGCCTCTTCGGTCAGCGTTACGACTTCCTGTGCGCCAACTACACCGTGTTCGACCAGAAGAACTTCATCTGCCATTACGTCAGTGAGGTGGACTGCCCCGGCTCGGAGAAGCACTACGACAG aAACGATGAACTGtatgtgaccaccaccaccaccacctccacgcagGCACCGCCACAGATCATCTACGTGAACCGTCCCCGTCCACTCCGAGGCCCCGGCAGGATCCGCCCCAAGAACCCGAGACGCCCCAACTTCGGTGGTGGCGGagctggaggcggcggcggcggcggcggcggcggcgggggcggcgtcGGCCCAGGAGGCAAGCGGCGCCCAGGAAAGCGAAggcggaccaccaccaccacgcctgcCCCAGACTATTACGACTATTACGACGACTATTACGGAGATTACTATGACTACTACGGGGATTACGAGAATGAAGcttccaccaccacgaccaccaccaccacgccgaaGCCACGCCGTCGGCTAAATAGACCGCGGCCCGGCAACAGACCGAGGCAGGGAGAGCAAGGCGGGCggcagggagagggtgagggttcAGACACCGGGGAAGGCAGGCCAAGGGGCGGGAGTGGAGGGCGGCCAGGAGGAAGGGGTCGGCCAAGGCAGAGGAACAACCCTACAGATGCAGAGGAGCCCATCGAAGACACCAACCCTCGGCAGCAGGGGGGAGGAGGTCAAGACCAGGATTCACAGGACGCCCAGCCAGACACTTCCACGGGAGGCAGCAGACGCCGGCCTTCGAATCGTCCCCGTCCTAAGATAAACCTTGGCCGTaagccgaccaccaccaccaccacgaccactgaGGCTGCCCCGGAATATTATTACGACGACTATTATGACTATTCTGACAATgcagataccaccaccaccaccaccaccactacagctgcCCCTGCCCCCGGGCGTCGCGTCCGCCCGTCGTCACGCACGAGATCCCGCGGAGGCAGCGAGGCCGCCGAGACAGAACCGACCACAGACGCTCCCTCAACCcagagagggagggtgagcgTCAGGAGGACACCCCTCGTCGATGACCAAGGACCGACTGAGGACGAGGGGGCGGACACAGAGACGGCGTCTTCCCCGCGACAGCAGCCAAAGTTTCCTTCCCGCAGAGGCAGCGTCACTAGGAATGAACCCGAAACAGCGCCAGAAGAGGAACCTGTGATCGAGGAGGAAGTAGTTGCCGAGACAGCGGTGGAAGAGCAGCCGACCGGCCCCAGCAGGAGGAGAACCAGCAGCAGGCGGGGCTCTGGCCGTCCGGGCCCCTCGCCACCTAAAGAGGCAGAACCTGAATACTACTACGACGACTACTAA